In Halobacillus amylolyticus, the following proteins share a genomic window:
- a CDS encoding diacylglycerol kinase family protein, with protein MSMASSGRKRRKFIGLRFAKNGLKEIFLTERNFRIHLFIAGLACLMGVWLPISWIEWAVLITIIALVLTLEVINSSIERVIDYLAPEQHPSARIIKDMAAAAVLIAAIASILIGMCIFLPKLMLLM; from the coding sequence ATGAGTATGGCCTCAAGCGGACGTAAACGGAGGAAGTTCATAGGCTTACGGTTTGCGAAAAATGGGCTGAAGGAAATCTTTCTAACGGAAAGAAATTTTCGAATCCATCTCTTTATTGCTGGTCTTGCCTGCCTAATGGGAGTATGGCTCCCGATCTCATGGATCGAATGGGCGGTTCTGATTACCATCATTGCTCTAGTTCTGACACTTGAGGTCATTAATTCAAGTATTGAGAGAGTTATCGACTATTTAGCACCAGAGCAACATCCGTCAGCACGTATCATTAAGGATATGGCTGCAGCAGCGGTGTTAATCGCGGCTATAGCTTCTATTCTGATCGGCATGTGTATTTTTCTGCCGAAGCTGATGTTGTTAATGTAA